The nucleotide window AGTCGCCGTCGCGTGTTAGTCTGCGACAAAGGGAATCCGCGTAACGCTCCCGCACACGAGTCGCACGGCTTTTTCACCCGCGATGGTATCAGTCCGCATGAACTTTTAAGCATCGGGCGCGACCAACTCAAACCTTATAAAAGCGTTGAATTTCAAGCGATCGGGGTCAAGGAAATCAACCCATCCGGCAATCAATTTGAAGTTGTGTTTGAGGATGGCACGATCAAAAAAACGCGCAAAATTTTGCTGGCTTTCGGGGTAATGGATGAATTTCCAGCTCTCGAAAACTTTGGTGATTTCTGGGGCAAAAGCGTATTTCAATGTCCCTATTGCCATGCCTGGGAAGTGCGCGACGAGCCGCTTGCCATTGTTGGAAATGGCGAAACGGGCATTGAAATGGCGGCATTGCTGAAAAATTGGAGTGCTGATTTAGTCCTCTGCACCAACGGCAAAGCCGATCTAACCGCTGATCAAAGAACACTGTTGGAAAACCACAAAATCCTTGTTCGCGAAGAGAAAATCATCCGACTCGAAGGCGATAACGGACAATTAGAAAACATCGTTTTTGAGACAAACGAGAAAATTGCGC belongs to Coleofasciculaceae cyanobacterium and includes:
- a CDS encoding NAD(P)/FAD-dependent oxidoreductase; protein product: MIISKVGEQKKMMNQNKEIYECVIVGGGSAGLSAALLLGRSRRRVLVCDKGNPRNAPAHESHGFFTRDGISPHELLSIGRDQLKPYKSVEFQAIGVKEINPSGNQFEVVFEDGTIKKTRKILLAFGVMDEFPALENFGDFWGKSVFQCPYCHAWEVRDEPLAIVGNGETGIEMAALLKNWSADLVLCTNGKADLTADQRTLLENHKILVREEKIIRLEGDNGQLENIVFETNEKIARRGILIRLKQTLRSNLAEKLGCELNEFNLIKTTNVFNETSVKGVYAAGDITSPMQGIAVAVFQGSVAAGGLNHFLIMEDFV